The following coding sequences lie in one Vibrio toranzoniae genomic window:
- a CDS encoding DUF2061 domain-containing protein — MIKTITFAAIHFTIATLVAFSLTGDFLLGSLIAMVEPSVNTGAFYLHEKTWQKVAFLKRRESMTQVKTASFATIHFSVAFTVTYALTGDAFLGGLMATIEPAINSVAYFFHEKVWLRRSQNADYINRNVVTG, encoded by the coding sequence ATGATCAAGACAATCACTTTTGCAGCTATTCACTTTACCATTGCAACCTTGGTCGCTTTTAGCTTAACAGGCGACTTCCTACTCGGTAGTTTGATTGCCATGGTCGAACCTTCAGTTAATACGGGTGCTTTTTATCTACATGAAAAAACTTGGCAAAAAGTCGCCTTTCTAAAGCGCCGAGAATCCATGACTCAAGTGAAAACAGCCAGCTTTGCCACCATTCACTTTAGCGTTGCGTTTACGGTAACTTATGCATTAACAGGCGACGCTTTCCTCGGTGGTTTAATGGCAACAATAGAACCTGCAATAAACTCTGTGGCTTACTTCTTCCATGAAAAAGTATGGTTACGCAGAAGCCAGAATGCCGATTATATCAATAGAAATGTTGTCACTGGATAG
- a CDS encoding zinc-binding alcohol dehydrogenase family protein, producing the protein MSVPSKMKAIGFTQSLAITEQKSLFEFETNLPELKNNDLLVKVSATSINPADAKIRIRNAKDKVLEQPKVLGYDAVGEVVAKGQDVEGFEVGDRVYYAGDVTRMGANAEYQAVDYRITSQAPKSLSDQAAAVMPLATLTAWEALFDRLRVRPEEKKSLLIIGGAGGVGSITIQLAKQLTNLNVIATASRPETEKWVKDMGADHVVNHRNLVESVREQGIQHVDYIFNVADTKGHWDAMVELIAPQGMISSIVEFDGGINLSALQGKSAGFVWELMFTRSLFNTDDIQKQQDILFQTANLIDAGRIKSTLTTTLHDFSVETLKEAHQRIESGASIGKTAIKY; encoded by the coding sequence ATGTCAGTACCATCAAAAATGAAAGCTATTGGATTTACTCAGTCACTTGCCATTACTGAACAAAAGAGTTTATTTGAGTTTGAAACAAACCTACCAGAGTTAAAAAATAACGACTTGCTAGTAAAAGTAAGCGCGACGTCAATCAATCCTGCCGATGCAAAAATTCGTATTCGCAATGCCAAAGATAAAGTACTTGAGCAACCGAAAGTGCTGGGTTATGACGCAGTAGGAGAAGTGGTTGCCAAAGGCCAAGACGTGGAAGGTTTTGAAGTAGGCGACCGTGTGTACTATGCGGGCGACGTAACACGTATGGGCGCTAACGCAGAATATCAAGCTGTAGATTACCGCATTACTTCTCAAGCGCCTAAGAGCTTATCTGACCAAGCTGCAGCTGTCATGCCACTTGCAACATTAACGGCTTGGGAGGCGTTATTTGACCGCCTTCGTGTTCGTCCAGAAGAGAAAAAGTCCTTACTGATTATCGGTGGTGCCGGCGGTGTTGGCTCCATAACCATTCAATTAGCGAAACAACTGACCAATCTTAACGTTATCGCGACAGCTTCAAGACCGGAAACCGAAAAGTGGGTAAAGGATATGGGGGCTGACCATGTTGTCAATCACCGTAACCTTGTCGAGTCGGTGCGAGAGCAAGGCATTCAGCACGTCGATTACATATTTAATGTCGCCGATACCAAAGGGCACTGGGACGCAATGGTAGAACTGATTGCACCACAAGGCATGATAAGTTCGATTGTTGAGTTCGATGGCGGAATCAACCTATCGGCATTACAAGGTAAATCTGCAGGCTTTGTTTGGGAGCTTATGTTTACCCGTTCACTGTTCAACACAGACGATATCCAGAAGCAGCAAGATATCCTATTCCAAACGGCTAATCTGATTGATGCGGGTCGCATTAAATCGACGCTTACTACAACGTTGCATGACTTTAGCGTCGAGACACTTAAAGAAGCACACCAGCGTATTGAAAGTGGTGCATCTATTGGTAAAACAGCTATCAAATACTGA
- a CDS encoding MFS transporter, producing the protein MPNKMLPALLFLISFLVGADELLLGPILQPIGQDLGVPAERITLFITAYSLAIAFIAPYFGRLSDQWGRLRIMLPACVLFGLSSIATGLVGQFDVGLLTRVMTGLASAGMLPIAFALAGDQPGDKAMKHITLVQAGLTLGMITSPAIGAFLTEWLSWRAAFIVLGAAALMVAALLAAQGGAHYAKNKTAKPDQPAMAQLLRIPGARGALLAMGLGLGGGIGVFNLVGQRLRDATELDIALVGLTYAVLGGVSVMGNMVMSRTIRRLGSGRAVMRAALVVCLLCSCQIRTVAP; encoded by the coding sequence ATGCCAAATAAAATGTTACCCGCGTTGTTGTTCCTGATTTCGTTCTTGGTGGGGGCTGATGAGCTGCTGCTTGGCCCGATTTTGCAACCCATCGGACAGGATTTGGGCGTGCCAGCAGAACGGATCACGTTGTTTATCACCGCCTACAGCTTGGCGATTGCGTTTATCGCCCCGTACTTTGGTCGCTTATCAGACCAATGGGGAAGGCTGCGCATCATGTTGCCAGCTTGTGTGTTGTTCGGTCTTTCTTCGATCGCTACTGGTCTGGTTGGCCAATTCGATGTGGGTTTACTGACGCGGGTGATGACTGGCTTAGCCAGTGCCGGCATGTTGCCGATCGCGTTTGCATTGGCCGGTGATCAACCGGGTGATAAAGCGATGAAGCACATTACTCTGGTTCAGGCAGGTCTGACTTTGGGAATGATTACCAGCCCGGCTATCGGGGCTTTTTTGACAGAGTGGCTGTCTTGGCGCGCAGCGTTTATCGTGTTAGGTGCAGCGGCACTGATGGTGGCAGCATTGCTCGCTGCCCAAGGCGGTGCGCATTACGCCAAAAACAAAACGGCTAAACCGGATCAACCTGCCATGGCGCAACTGCTACGGATTCCGGGCGCCCGCGGAGCGCTTCTGGCAATGGGACTTGGCCTTGGTGGGGGGATCGGCGTCTTCAATCTGGTGGGGCAGCGCTTACGTGATGCCACTGAACTGGACATTGCACTGGTTGGCTTAACGTACGCGGTACTTGGTGGTGTCAGTGTGATGGGCAATATGGTGATGTCGCGAACCATTCGACGCTTGGGCAGCGGTCGTGCTGTGATGCGAGCTGCACTGGTGGTCTGCCTGCTGTGCAGCTGTCAGATTCGCACCGTGGCACCTTGA
- a CDS encoding DUF4209 domain-containing protein, with amino-acid sequence MTACHLLVPQIENSLRYLARQRGEEPSTLHGDSSQERSGIKALLGHQAIIDTLGSDITSNLQVILLDKIYGDLRNQLSHGYMSASTYWGTAPKYLWWLVLHMLMLPLARYWKENYKVEEAAE; translated from the coding sequence ATGACTGCGTGTCACTTATTAGTGCCGCAAATCGAAAACTCTCTCCGCTACCTAGCAAGACAAAGAGGAGAAGAACCTTCCACATTACATGGGGATAGTTCTCAAGAGAGAAGTGGCATAAAAGCATTGCTAGGACATCAAGCCATTATCGATACTCTTGGTTCTGATATTACCAGTAACCTGCAAGTAATCCTGTTAGACAAGATTTACGGAGATCTAAGAAATCAGCTATCGCATGGGTATATGTCTGCATCAACCTATTGGGGAACTGCTCCGAAGTATTTATGGTGGCTTGTTTTGCACATGTTAATGCTACCTCTCGCAAGGTATTGGAAAGAAAACTATAAAGTAGAAGAGGCTGCTGAATGA
- a CDS encoding DUF3081 domain-containing protein, protein MDNKITTKEFLRVFDYIRSSGKQLDNQYQLGEISARHDYDGYTCWLSYKDVTVTLMFHGSLKIEYDKASNYEDFINHCLAILATKPSH, encoded by the coding sequence ATGGACAACAAAATCACAACTAAAGAGTTTCTTCGAGTGTTTGATTATATTCGTTCATCTGGCAAGCAACTGGATAACCAATATCAATTGGGAGAAATTTCTGCTCGGCACGATTATGATGGCTACACCTGTTGGTTAAGCTATAAAGACGTAACAGTGACACTGATGTTCCACGGTTCATTGAAAATTGAATACGATAAGGCATCTAACTATGAAGACTTCATCAACCATTGCTTAGCAATACTCGCTACTAAACCTTCACATTAA
- a CDS encoding ABC-F family ATP-binding cassette domain-containing protein encodes MSLLVIKHLGFQVEDKVLYQNADFALHRGEHLGVTGPNGAGKSTLFKLLQGEYLPDHGDILWQPGVKVGYLDQHLEVDPSLSVFDFMATAYAPLLAADRELNRLYAQMSSAVSDATLNRAAELQSLLEEGGFYHLTHRVEQVAAGLGILPLGMTTNMSGLSGGQRHKVILAKLLLEEPDVLLLDEPTNFLDTDHVTWLAEFLNQYSGTFMVISHDTAFLNRIANGICDIDHQQIRKYKGGYAKAMVQKEQETLNQIKQYQSQQQKIDKLEAYISKNGAGVNAKIANGRKKQLAKVERVNKPQQKSQPEFSFSHAPLSAQTVLTATRLEIGYQHVLLPAMNLDIQRGEKLAIVGFNGLGKSTLLKTLIGQLNPLAGDIRQANGIQWGYFSQDLHWDYPDSTPMQVMRASCRQLNDKSARQKLAEFGISGSKSLQPLRSLSGGEQTKVKLSCLAVSKSNVLVLDEPTTHLDVDLKAALKRALCTYAGTVIVVSHEPDFLADWPDKVIDMAKMEMCDAK; translated from the coding sequence ATGAGTTTATTAGTTATCAAACACCTAGGCTTTCAGGTGGAAGACAAGGTTTTATATCAAAACGCCGATTTCGCTCTCCATCGTGGTGAGCATCTGGGTGTCACCGGACCAAATGGTGCGGGTAAAAGTACCTTGTTCAAGCTATTACAAGGTGAGTATCTGCCGGATCACGGTGACATCCTCTGGCAGCCGGGTGTAAAAGTTGGCTACCTAGATCAGCACCTTGAGGTTGATCCCTCGCTGTCAGTATTCGACTTTATGGCGACCGCTTATGCGCCTTTACTGGCTGCGGATCGCGAGCTGAATCGCCTCTATGCGCAAATGTCATCAGCGGTGTCCGATGCAACACTGAATCGCGCGGCAGAGCTGCAATCGCTTTTGGAAGAAGGAGGCTTCTACCACCTGACTCATCGTGTTGAACAGGTGGCGGCGGGGCTGGGTATTCTGCCACTTGGAATGACCACAAACATGAGTGGTTTGAGTGGCGGTCAGCGGCATAAAGTGATTTTGGCTAAACTGCTTCTGGAAGAGCCGGATGTGTTACTGCTAGATGAGCCGACCAACTTTCTCGATACGGATCACGTGACCTGGCTGGCGGAGTTTCTCAATCAATATTCAGGTACGTTTATGGTGATATCGCATGACACGGCATTTCTGAATCGGATTGCCAATGGCATATGCGACATTGACCATCAACAGATCCGAAAATACAAAGGCGGCTACGCAAAAGCGATGGTGCAGAAGGAGCAGGAGACGCTTAACCAGATTAAGCAATATCAGTCCCAACAACAGAAAATCGACAAGCTTGAAGCCTACATCAGCAAAAACGGTGCGGGTGTGAACGCCAAGATAGCCAACGGCCGCAAAAAGCAGTTGGCGAAAGTTGAGCGGGTGAACAAGCCGCAGCAAAAGAGTCAGCCAGAGTTTAGTTTTTCTCACGCGCCTCTGAGTGCCCAGACGGTTCTGACCGCAACTCGGCTTGAGATAGGCTATCAACATGTCTTGTTACCGGCGATGAATCTCGATATTCAGCGTGGCGAAAAGCTGGCGATTGTTGGCTTTAACGGTTTGGGTAAGTCGACACTGCTGAAAACGCTGATCGGTCAGCTCAATCCTCTTGCCGGAGACATTCGACAGGCCAACGGCATTCAGTGGGGGTATTTTTCTCAGGACTTACACTGGGATTACCCGGACAGTACTCCCATGCAGGTGATGCGAGCATCGTGTCGTCAGTTGAATGACAAAAGTGCGCGTCAGAAGCTGGCGGAGTTTGGCATCAGCGGCAGTAAATCCTTGCAGCCGCTGCGCAGTTTGAGTGGCGGTGAGCAGACCAAGGTAAAGTTGTCGTGTCTGGCGGTCAGTAAATCAAACGTGTTGGTGCTTGACGAACCGACCACCCATTTGGATGTCGACTTAAAAGCGGCGTTAAAACGGGCGTTGTGTACCTACGCTGGCACGGTGATCGTGGTATCGCACGAGCCGGACTTTCTGGCCGACTGGCCGGATAAAGTGATTGATATGGCAAAGATGGAGATGTGTGATGCCAAATAA
- a CDS encoding glycine betaine ABC transporter substrate-binding protein has translation MGVTDLSFHRTTASLVTNVLKALGFEVERIFSPHQENFEKLKTGDVDMLSSAWLPSSHGIYKAGVEEVEPLIELGLHYEPYALWGVPNYVPKEAVSEVADLLKPEVAERMKAQIQGINPGAGITRFSIQMMKEYGLSDSGYEFFTGSEGDCFDAFESAVANKEWVIVPLWQPQFLHYRYDIREIKEPKGLLGIVDRAVLLLRNDKKSLFSEQQIQKLDSLRFSNDIIAELDYKVCREGKSQDAVTHAWLVEKGLI, from the coding sequence ATGGGTGTCACGGATTTGTCGTTCCACCGTACAACGGCATCACTGGTTACCAATGTATTGAAAGCGTTGGGGTTCGAGGTAGAGCGTATTTTCTCTCCTCATCAAGAAAACTTTGAGAAACTGAAAACGGGTGACGTTGACATGCTCTCTTCGGCTTGGCTTCCATCAAGTCATGGTATCTACAAAGCCGGTGTTGAGGAAGTCGAGCCATTGATCGAGCTTGGACTTCATTATGAACCTTATGCGTTGTGGGGGGTACCTAACTATGTACCCAAAGAAGCGGTGTCTGAAGTCGCCGATCTTTTGAAGCCTGAAGTCGCCGAGAGAATGAAAGCCCAAATTCAGGGGATTAACCCAGGTGCTGGCATAACGCGTTTCTCGATCCAGATGATGAAAGAGTATGGGCTTAGTGATTCGGGTTATGAGTTTTTCACGGGTAGCGAAGGTGACTGCTTCGATGCGTTTGAAAGTGCAGTCGCGAATAAAGAGTGGGTAATCGTGCCATTGTGGCAACCACAATTTCTGCATTATCGCTATGACATTCGGGAGATTAAAGAGCCTAAAGGTTTGCTCGGAATTGTTGACAGAGCGGTACTTCTTTTAAGGAATGACAAGAAAAGTTTATTCAGCGAACAACAGATTCAGAAGCTCGATTCATTGCGATTCTCGAACGATATTATTGCTGAGTTGGATTATAAAGTTTGCCGCGAAGGTAAATCACAAGATGCAGTCACACATGCTTGGCTGGTTGAGAAGGGCTTGATCTAG
- a CDS encoding GlxA family transcriptional regulator, whose protein sequence is MDSSKIAVTVLVTEHAMRSAIAGIEDILSIANHVNSHPLFDVTVTLPEQINIADTPDLVFIPPSNLGSLKRYDEKILKVLKHWYSQGSTLAANCASVFWLAHAKLLNQRAVTTHWKLCDQLAIDFPEVLEVKQHEMVVDEGRIITGSGLFAFQDLTLHVIARHGGYELAKEVADICLLDFTGRLQAHYERFMPDYTHGNNVVLKAQKYCEHTPLNEQSNHAMAELCYVSERTLTRLFKKVLGLTPQQYRLRYKMDIAKREMNINKLTIEQVAFMTGYNDISNFTRVFKKVVGISPNQYRSRFL, encoded by the coding sequence ATGGACAGCAGCAAAATAGCAGTCACCGTTCTTGTTACTGAGCACGCGATGCGCTCTGCTATAGCGGGGATAGAAGACATTTTATCGATTGCCAACCATGTGAATAGTCATCCACTTTTTGATGTCACGGTTACGCTACCTGAGCAGATCAACATCGCTGATACCCCAGATCTAGTGTTCATTCCTCCTAGTAATCTCGGCTCATTAAAACGGTATGATGAAAAGATACTTAAAGTACTTAAGCACTGGTACTCACAAGGCTCAACATTGGCTGCAAATTGCGCAAGCGTTTTTTGGTTAGCCCATGCAAAACTTCTCAACCAACGAGCAGTGACAACTCATTGGAAATTATGCGACCAGCTTGCTATTGATTTTCCAGAAGTGTTGGAGGTTAAACAACATGAGATGGTTGTTGATGAGGGCCGAATTATTACCGGCTCCGGCTTGTTCGCATTTCAGGACTTAACACTGCACGTCATTGCACGTCATGGTGGTTATGAACTCGCCAAAGAAGTTGCTGATATTTGCCTGTTAGATTTTACCGGGCGACTGCAGGCTCATTATGAACGGTTTATGCCTGATTATACCCACGGCAATAACGTCGTCCTGAAAGCCCAAAAATATTGCGAACACACCCCATTAAACGAGCAAAGCAATCATGCAATGGCTGAGCTTTGTTATGTCAGTGAACGAACGTTGACGCGTTTATTTAAAAAGGTATTAGGTTTAACCCCTCAGCAATACAGGCTGCGTTACAAGATGGATATCGCCAAGCGCGAAATGAACATAAATAAACTCACCATCGAACAAGTAGCTTTTATGACTGGGTACAATGATATCAGCAATTTTACGCGTGTCTTTAAAAAGGTCGTAGGGATCAGTCCCAATCAATACCGTTCACGTTTTTTATAA
- a CDS encoding LysR family transcriptional regulator, with the protein MLLEDLQVILKVAEFRSITAAATNLDMRTATASAAVKRVEAALGSELFVRTTRHLRLSSAGERYLPECEQALKILDQAKINIREELGIVDGEIRIALSSDLGRNLVTPWLDEFLLEYPNAALRTNISDSNIDFYRDSVDMALRYGSPTDANMYGFKICDVPRILCASPDYLAEKGSPNDPKDLSQHNGLLYQLHDILQDEWVFNDGVLDHKVKLKGNRASNDADLVRRWCVAGKGVAIKSCLDMSSELLSGDVVNVMRAFKPTPTELWLVCPSRQSITPTVRLLRDLFREKTAEIISQLNEQGIVESKTS; encoded by the coding sequence ATGCTTCTTGAAGACTTACAGGTCATTTTAAAAGTAGCGGAGTTTCGCAGTATTACCGCAGCAGCAACCAATCTTGACATGCGCACTGCGACTGCAAGCGCCGCCGTGAAACGTGTCGAAGCCGCGTTGGGCTCTGAATTATTTGTAAGAACGACTCGCCATCTAAGGCTCTCTTCAGCAGGTGAACGTTATTTACCGGAATGTGAACAAGCCTTAAAAATATTAGATCAAGCTAAGATCAACATCCGCGAAGAGCTTGGTATTGTCGATGGTGAAATTCGTATTGCGCTTTCATCCGATCTAGGCCGAAACTTAGTCACACCTTGGCTTGATGAGTTTTTACTTGAATACCCTAACGCAGCGCTCCGCACTAACATCAGTGATAGTAATATAGATTTTTATCGAGACTCTGTTGATATGGCGCTGCGTTATGGCTCCCCGACTGACGCCAATATGTACGGTTTTAAAATTTGTGATGTCCCCAGAATCCTGTGTGCTAGCCCTGATTATTTAGCTGAAAAGGGATCACCAAATGACCCCAAAGACTTGTCTCAACACAATGGGTTGCTCTACCAACTCCATGACATCTTGCAAGATGAGTGGGTATTTAATGATGGAGTTCTAGACCATAAAGTGAAATTGAAAGGGAATAGAGCTTCGAACGACGCCGACCTTGTGAGACGTTGGTGTGTTGCGGGAAAAGGGGTTGCGATAAAATCTTGTCTAGATATGTCAAGCGAGCTACTTTCTGGTGATGTCGTCAATGTGATGCGCGCGTTTAAGCCAACACCTACGGAGCTATGGTTAGTGTGTCCAAGCCGACAATCGATCACACCGACCGTACGCTTATTAAGAGATTTATTCAGAGAGAAAACTGCGGAGATCATTTCCCAACTGAATGAACAAGGCATTGTAGAAAGTAAAACATCATAG
- a CDS encoding cysteine hydrolase family protein: protein MNQALIIIDIQNDYFEGGAMPLNNPMTVASKAKELLTFYRESQKPIIHIQHLAARPELKFMLEGTHGQKIHSSVEPKHGERIITKNYPNSFAGTELSEVLDELSITHVVLAGMMTHMCISSTARSALEYGLNTTIAHDACATCDLSIFEQIIPAKEVHLTALAEVSSIANIVSSEDIISRLQ from the coding sequence ATGAACCAAGCACTAATTATTATAGATATTCAGAATGATTACTTTGAAGGTGGTGCTATGCCATTGAACAACCCTATGACTGTGGCAAGCAAAGCAAAGGAGCTATTGACTTTCTACCGTGAATCACAGAAGCCTATCATTCATATTCAGCACCTAGCTGCGAGACCAGAATTGAAATTTATGCTTGAAGGAACGCACGGGCAAAAGATTCATTCTAGTGTTGAGCCTAAACATGGTGAGCGTATTATCACCAAAAACTACCCAAATTCATTTGCGGGAACAGAGCTAAGCGAAGTATTAGATGAGCTGAGTATTACTCATGTTGTATTAGCCGGTATGATGACACACATGTGCATTAGTAGTACCGCACGATCAGCCCTGGAGTATGGGTTAAATACCACGATTGCTCATGATGCCTGTGCAACATGCGATTTATCTATTTTCGAACAGATCATTCCTGCCAAAGAAGTACATTTAACCGCGCTCGCGGAAGTATCAAGTATCGCTAATATTGTAAGTAGTGAAGACATTATTAGCAGGCTTCAATAG
- the acnA gene encoding aconitate hydratase AcnA: MPSEQWSKDSLNTLSVITVGGRHYHYYSLIKAESTLGDLSQLPFCLKVLLENLLRNEDSFAVTQTHINAMAEWLKSRRSDTEIPFRPARVLMQDFTGVPSVVDLAAMREAVRLSGKDPALVNPLTPVDLVIDHSVMVDHFGDTSSFKDNVSIEMQRNQERYEFLRWGQQAFDNFRVVPPGTGICHQVNLEYLGKTIWYKEFDGKTIAYPDTLVGTDSHTTMINGLGILGWGVGGIEAEAAMLGQPVSMLIPEVVGFKITGKLREGINATDLVLTVTEMLRKKGVVGKFVEFYGDGLKDMPVADRATIANMAPEYGATCGFFPVDEQTLKYLELTGREASQIALVEAYSKAQGLWREPNHEPIYTDHLELDMDKVEASVAGPKRPQDRVALKNIKSAFDLFMKTTEVTPQEKDKKIKRNKDQISTDNNAQRITNANLDIDSVKTHLMPGSVVIAAITSCTNTSNPSVMIAAGLIAQKAIERGLQTKPWVKTSLAPGSKVVTDYLKVTGLQESLDQLGFNLVGYGCTTCIGNSGPLPPAVEKAIIDNDLTVASMLSGNRNFEGRVHPLVKTNWLASPPLVVAYALASNVRLDLTKDPLCIDANGDNVYLKDLWPTQQEIDEAMLRVKTEMFHKEYGEVFEGDDNWKALKAPESKVYTWSDNSTYIQQPPFFVGMQTQPDAIENIKNASILALLGDSVTTDHISPAGSFKPDTPAGIYLQSHGVEPTDFNSYGSRRGNHEVMMRGTFANVRIRNEMLQNVEGGYTTYIPTGEQMTIYDAAMKYQENNTPLVVIAGKEYGTGSSRDWAAKGTRLLGVKAVVAESYERIHRSNLIGMGVIPLQFPQGTDRLSLGLCGKETINIEGLSGEIHPGQTYTMLINYPDGTNKRCNLLSRIDTSTEATYFTHGGILHYVVREMLKEKS, translated from the coding sequence ATGCCAAGCGAACAATGGAGTAAAGACAGCTTGAATACACTTTCAGTGATAACTGTAGGCGGTCGCCACTATCACTATTACAGCCTGATAAAAGCCGAAAGCACATTGGGCGATCTAAGCCAGTTACCTTTTTGTCTGAAAGTCCTGCTGGAAAACCTTTTGCGTAATGAAGACTCTTTTGCTGTCACTCAAACGCATATAAATGCCATGGCTGAGTGGCTCAAATCGCGCAGGTCTGATACCGAGATCCCATTTCGACCCGCTCGAGTTCTCATGCAAGATTTTACTGGCGTTCCAAGCGTCGTGGATCTGGCAGCGATGCGGGAAGCGGTACGGCTGTCAGGTAAAGACCCTGCATTAGTTAACCCTTTAACCCCTGTTGACTTAGTGATTGACCACTCGGTGATGGTTGACCATTTTGGTGATACTTCATCCTTCAAAGATAACGTCAGTATTGAAATGCAACGAAACCAAGAACGTTATGAATTTTTAAGATGGGGGCAACAAGCTTTTGATAACTTCCGCGTGGTTCCTCCAGGAACGGGGATCTGCCACCAAGTGAATCTAGAGTACTTGGGTAAAACCATCTGGTATAAAGAATTCGACGGAAAAACGATTGCCTACCCTGATACGCTTGTAGGGACCGATTCGCATACAACAATGATTAATGGCTTAGGCATTTTAGGTTGGGGAGTGGGCGGTATCGAAGCTGAGGCGGCCATGCTAGGCCAACCAGTTTCTATGCTTATCCCTGAGGTGGTCGGCTTCAAAATTACCGGAAAATTGCGTGAAGGCATTAATGCAACCGACCTTGTGCTCACCGTGACTGAGATGTTACGCAAAAAAGGGGTCGTTGGTAAATTTGTCGAGTTCTATGGGGATGGGTTGAAAGATATGCCCGTAGCCGACCGAGCAACAATTGCCAATATGGCACCTGAATATGGCGCAACATGTGGCTTCTTTCCGGTCGATGAGCAAACATTAAAATATCTAGAGCTTACCGGTCGAGAAGCCTCTCAGATAGCTTTGGTCGAGGCTTACTCCAAGGCTCAAGGGTTGTGGCGCGAGCCAAATCATGAACCGATTTACACTGACCACCTAGAACTTGATATGGATAAAGTGGAAGCAAGTGTCGCCGGGCCTAAACGACCCCAGGATCGCGTGGCTCTTAAAAATATTAAGTCAGCATTCGACCTTTTCATGAAAACAACAGAAGTGACACCACAGGAAAAAGATAAGAAAATTAAACGAAACAAAGATCAGATCAGTACCGACAATAACGCTCAACGGATAACCAACGCCAATTTAGATATCGACAGTGTGAAAACGCATCTCATGCCCGGTTCGGTGGTCATTGCAGCAATCACCTCCTGTACTAACACCTCGAACCCGAGCGTCATGATCGCTGCTGGGCTGATAGCCCAAAAAGCAATAGAAAGAGGATTGCAAACCAAGCCTTGGGTTAAGACATCTCTTGCTCCGGGATCCAAGGTCGTCACCGATTACTTGAAAGTCACAGGACTTCAGGAAAGCTTAGACCAACTGGGATTTAACTTGGTGGGTTATGGGTGCACCACTTGTATTGGTAACTCCGGTCCTTTGCCGCCTGCCGTAGAAAAGGCCATTATAGATAACGATCTTACCGTCGCTTCAATGCTTTCAGGGAATCGTAACTTTGAAGGCCGGGTTCATCCTCTGGTGAAAACTAACTGGCTGGCCTCGCCACCATTGGTGGTCGCGTACGCACTTGCAAGCAATGTGCGACTTGACCTAACTAAAGACCCTTTATGCATTGATGCGAATGGAGATAACGTCTATCTCAAGGATCTCTGGCCAACTCAGCAAGAAATCGATGAAGCCATGCTGCGCGTAAAAACCGAGATGTTTCATAAGGAATACGGCGAAGTGTTTGAAGGTGATGACAACTGGAAAGCGCTTAAAGCTCCGGAAAGTAAAGTCTACACCTGGTCCGATAACTCGACCTATATTCAACAGCCACCATTTTTCGTCGGCATGCAAACACAGCCTGACGCGATTGAGAATATAAAAAATGCGAGCATATTAGCGCTACTGGGTGACTCGGTTACGACCGATCATATCTCTCCAGCAGGTTCTTTCAAACCAGACACTCCAGCAGGTATATACTTGCAATCTCATGGTGTGGAGCCTACAGATTTCAACTCTTATGGATCTCGACGAGGAAACCATGAAGTCATGATGAGAGGAACCTTTGCCAACGTGCGGATCCGAAATGAAATGCTGCAGAATGTAGAAGGCGGCTATACCACGTATATACCTACCGGTGAGCAAATGACGATTTACGATGCTGCCATGAAGTATCAGGAAAATAACACCCCTTTGGTTGTGATAGCCGGGAAAGAGTATGGAACAGGATCGAGCCGAGATTGGGCAGCAAAAGGCACCCGCTTGTTAGGTGTGAAGGCAGTAGTGGCCGAGTCTTATGAACGAATTCACCGTTCCAACCTCATCGGTATGGGCGTTATACCGTTACAGTTCCCACAAGGCACCGACAGGCTAAGCCTTGGGCTCTGTGGCAAAGAAACCATAAACATAGAAGGTCTATCAGGAGAAATTCACCCCGGGCAGACATACACCATGCTTATAAACTATCCCGATGGCACGAATAAGCGCTGCAATCTGTTATCGCGCATCGACACGAGCACTGAAGCCACCTACTTCACACATGGCGGTATCCTGCATTATGTGGTGCGGGAGATGCTAAAAGAAAAATCATAG